CAAGGTCTACGAGCGGGCCGAGGGCGCGTACTTCTGGGACGCGGACGGCGACGACTACCTGGACATGCTCGCCGGGTTCGGGGTGATGGGCCTGGGCCGCCATCACCCCGTCGTCCGCAAGGCGCTGCACGATGTGCTCGACGCACAGCTCGCCGACCTCACCCGCTTCGACTGCCAGCCGCTGCCCGGGCTGCTGGCCGAGCGGCTGCTCGCGCACAGCCCGCATCTGGACCGGGTGTTCTTCGGCAACAGCGGCACCGAGGCGGTCGAGACCGCGCTGAAGTTCGCCCGCCGCGCCACCGGAAAGCCCCGCGTCCTGTACTGCGAGCACTCCTTCCACGGCCTGACCACCGGCTCCCTGTCCGTCAACGGCGAGGACGGCTTCCGTGACGGCTTCGCCCCGCTGCTGCCCGACACGGCCGTACCGCTCGGTGATCTCGTCGCGCTGGCACGGGAGTTGAAGAAGGGCGACGTCGCCGCCCTGATCGTCGAGCCGATCCAGGGCAAGGGCGTCCTGGAGCCCCCGCCCGGCTATCTGCGCGCGGCCCAGGACCTGCTGCACAAGCACAAGGCGCTGCTGATCGCGGACGAGGTGCAGACCGGGCTCGGCCGGACCGGGGACTTCTACGCCTACCAGCACGAGGACGGCGTCGAACCGGACCTGGTCTGCGTAGCGAAGGCGCTCTCCGGCGGCTATGTGCCGGTGGGCGCCACGCTCGGCAAGGACTGGATCTTCAAGAAGGTCTACTCGTCGATCGACCGTGTGCTGGTGCACTCGGCGAGCTTCGGATCCAACGCCCAGGCCATGGCGGCGGGCCTGGCCGTCCTGTCCGTCATGGAGAACGAGCAGATCGTCGCGAACGCCCGGGCCACCGGCGACCTGCTCAGGTCCCGCCTCGCGGCGCTGGTCGACAAGTACGAGCTGCTCGCCGACGTACGCGGCCGGGGCCTGATGATCGGCATCGAGTTCGGCAGGCCCAGCTCGCTGAAGCTGCGCAGCCGCTGGACCATGCTGCAGGCCGCGCGCAAGGGCCTGTTCGCGCAGATGGTGGTCGTGCCGCTGCTCCAGCGGCACCGGATCCTCACCCAGGTCTCCGGCGACCATCTGGAGGTGATCAAGCTGATCCCGCCGCTGATCGTCGGCGAACGGGAAGTGGACCGGTTCGTCGAGGCCTTCACGGCCGTGATGGACGACGCCCACAGCGGCGGCGGTCTGATGTGGGACTTCGGGAAGACGCTGGTCAAGCAGGCGGTGGCCAACCGCTAGAAACGGGCGCTTTTGCCTATGGGGCAAAGAATTTGCCCCATAGGCAAGCCTCCGGCTGAATGGAGGGCATGAGCTCTCCCGACCTGCCCGTCGTGGCGCCGCAGCTCCGAGCCCTGCGGCGTCGTGCCTCCCTCACCCTGGAGGCCGCGGCGGGCGCCGCCGGGCTGTCGCCCGCACCTCAGCGTGAACGCCGGGAGCGCTCGGTAACTCATCTGATGCGCTCAGTGCATCGTTGGCGGGCGACAATCAAGTCCCCAACAACCCGAGCGAGTCCCGTACTTGCTCCGGCGGCCGGAAGGGGCGTCGTCGGACAGGCATGACCTGCCAAACTCCCCGGAGCGATCCAGGGGAGAGTCTCCCGGCTTCCTCTGGGAGAGAACTTCAAGGTACGACCGTGTCCGAACCGATGAGACAGTTGCCAACGGGGACGCGGCGCGCAGGCACTGCCCGTCCGCGTCCCGTCTCGCGCCCGGCGACAGCGCACTTCGACTCGCTGACCCCGCATCGGATCGCCGCGGAGGACCGCGACGGGCTGGAGCTTCTGTTCGTCCACACCCTGCTGCAGAGCCCGACGGCCGCGCGCCCTGTGGGTGCGCCTGATCATCTACATCGCGGTCGGGCATGTGTTCGCGGGCTTCATCTACCTGCTCTTCGAGCTGAGGGCGAAGCAGTAGACGTACATCCTCAGTAGGCGTACGCCCTCAGTCGAGGAGCCGCTCACACAGCCGCTCGCGGGTCTCGGGGGTGACTGCGAGGCCGTGTTCCAGGTAGGCGTCGACGCCGCCCCAGGTGGACTCGATGGTCTCGAAGGCCGCGGTGAGGTATTCGGCGCGGGCGTCGAAGAGGGGGTTGAGCAGTTCCATGACCTCGGGGTAGTAGGCGGAGGCCGCGCTGCTGCTGCGGTGGACCTTGTAGCGGCGGTGCTTGGCGTTCGACTCCAGGTAGTCCGCCACGATCGCCTCGCGCTCGACGCCCAGGGCGAGCAGCGTCACGGCTATGGAGAGGCCGGCGCGGTCCTTGCCGGCCGCGCAGTGCATCAGGGCGGGGACGCTGTCCTCGGCGAGCGCGTGCAGCACGCGGGAGTGCTCGGCGGTGCGCTCCTTGATGATCGTGCGGTACGAGGTGATCATCCGGTGCGCTGCCTTGCCGTCGGCGAGGATCGTGCGCAGCTGGTCGATGTCGCCGTCGCGGACCATCTTCCAGAACTCGGCGCCGTCCGCCGGGTCGGTCAGTGGGAGGTTCACATTCCGCACGCCGGGCAGCTCGACGTCCGGTCCCTCCAGCTTCTGGTCGGCCGCGTTGCGGAAGTCGAAGACCGTGTGCAGG
This genomic window from Streptomyces sp. DG2A-72 contains:
- a CDS encoding DUF6126 family protein, with product MWVRLIIYIAVGHVFAGFIYLLFELRAKQ
- a CDS encoding tyrosine-protein phosphatase, with amino-acid sequence MTQQIPSTEPELARVRNFRDVGGLPTVDGRRVRQGVLFRSGHLAHATEEDAAFLGSLGLHTVFDFRNAADQKLEGPDVELPGVRNVNLPLTDPADGAEFWKMVRDGDIDQLRTILADGKAAHRMITSYRTIIKERTAEHSRVLHALAEDSVPALMHCAAGKDRAGLSIAVTLLALGVEREAIVADYLESNAKHRRYKVHRSSSAASAYYPEVMELLNPLFDARAEYLTAAFETIESTWGGVDAYLEHGLAVTPETRERLCERLLD
- a CDS encoding aspartate aminotransferase family protein, giving the protein MTTEFDLGALLAERGAERYELHTKYLNHQLPRMLHTIGFDKVYERAEGAYFWDADGDDYLDMLAGFGVMGLGRHHPVVRKALHDVLDAQLADLTRFDCQPLPGLLAERLLAHSPHLDRVFFGNSGTEAVETALKFARRATGKPRVLYCEHSFHGLTTGSLSVNGEDGFRDGFAPLLPDTAVPLGDLVALARELKKGDVAALIVEPIQGKGVLEPPPGYLRAAQDLLHKHKALLIADEVQTGLGRTGDFYAYQHEDGVEPDLVCVAKALSGGYVPVGATLGKDWIFKKVYSSIDRVLVHSASFGSNAQAMAAGLAVLSVMENEQIVANARATGDLLRSRLAALVDKYELLADVRGRGLMIGIEFGRPSSLKLRSRWTMLQAARKGLFAQMVVVPLLQRHRILTQVSGDHLEVIKLIPPLIVGEREVDRFVEAFTAVMDDAHSGGGLMWDFGKTLVKQAVANR